AGGCGTTCCGGACCAACAACAAGGCACATGCAATGCACGTATTCCGACCCCAGGCGCACGCTGCACGGCTCCGCAActcggcggccatggtgctcCTTCCAGAAGTCCCCGATGAGCGCTTTCCAGTCCCGAATGTGTCCGAATGGTTGCTGTGGCCAACGCCGAATTCGTGCCGCCTGCAGATAACGACATGGGCTTCCTATACCTGCGCCCCGTCCTTTTCGGCGCAGGGCCGCAGCTGCGACAGCGAGGCGCTGCGAATAAGGCGCGTCTGCGCATTTATCAGGGCACGGGATGGAGACTTGCTGGCAAGCGCCGGGATTTGTAGCCGTCTCATTACAAAAATCAAGATGATCATGACGATGAACGGTTGAGAGTATGCGAATCTACCTCATGCTCCCAAGACTTTGCCTCCAGAAGGCCATCTTTTCTTGCAGCTGCATCTGCTCTCGCGGCGTTTGTTGATGGATATGAAGCTAATGAGACCAGCCGGCATAGCTTATTTGCCGGGACCCAGGCTTCTGCTTCGATCCCGATGGTGTGATTGTAGCCCCGTCTTGTAATGTCTGGGCTTGTACACGCCGATAATGGTGGCTCAGGGACTCCAGTATCAGTGAAAACGAAGCTTTATTAGTTATGATGTGATGGGTGATGATTGTAACCTCTACGACATTCCGCAAagcatcttcctcttttttGTTGTTACCCCTGTCCCAAATAACAACCCTTAATAGCTGGTGTCTGGCCAGATCGAACGGCGTGTCGGCCAAAGCTTGCATTTTGTTATCATTCTATTCGTCGCCAACAAGATATCGCGCATCTGCGACGTTATCACTAGTTACACGGCAAGGACGGCCCTGCGAATCGATAGTATATCGAGACTGTGAGATAGGGTTATTTAGTTGTATAGCTGTAAAGGATTAAATAAGAGccttaatattaagtatGCCGTTAAGAACAAATTGGATAATGGTATTGAATGGTTGCTCGGTGTCTGATACGTCGTGGGAGTAAACTAGCTCCTCTTCCATGTATAATACGTGAGGCGAGTTGGATAATACATTATCTGGAAGAGTATGCAGTCCTGACGAGGATAGATATGCAGAAAATTACTCCGTTTCAAGATCTCGGGCTGTAGAGGAAGAGGGTGTGCTATACTGGTCGATAGCGAGAGCTGGCTCCTCAAGGATGGTTGTTCGTAAGAGAAACGCCATTggttgttacacggatgtTACGTTGCCATAAAGGCACAGGCCgtaccttgaacatgacgatagttacacgAGGGCTCGAGACCTAACGGGGGCCTCAGGCACCTAAGACAGCCCTTTGACCGcctcttaatataaataagggttATCTGCcccttaaggccttgaggaaaactaaggacctttaatattaaagcaAAGTATCAGCTGAATATCGAACATTGTTCTAAGTcctataattatagcccttgtcacaattGGGATGTGACGCCCAATCGAGGAAGCCAACTCTCGAGCGGCTCTGATGGCAAGAACAGAATTTCCTCCTATTGTTAGAAAATCTTGGTCTTTCTGTATTGGAAAAGGGGGCTTCCAGGTGGATCGGTTCTTTCCAATAAAAATACatttttaggtttataaagtagctataaaatattcAACTAGCGACTTGTTAAACACCAGAATCGTCTtgaattatattattactttgCTGGAACGATGACCAAGCGGCACAACCTGCATTGAGCTCGTCTTGATTGATAATAGCAGGTATTTCATTAGCACGCTCAATAATCTGAAGTGAAAATCCCATGTCGACGTGGTATCCGATATGACAATGCATGAGCCATACACCGGGATTATCTGTAACAAAACCAATAACAAGGTAGCCCGATCCGGGAAGGAGAGCAGTGTCTCGCCTCGGGGGGTTCTTGGTTTTTAGAGGCGAAATACCGGGCAAGTAGGGCCCAACACCTTGACCAAGCACAAAGAAGTCGTGCCCATGTAAATGGATAGGATGAGCTACAAACAAAGGGTTCTTGATAACCAAGTAAAACGTCTTGTTAGCCTCGGGCAGCTCGATAACCGAGTCGTTTTTCTGAAAAGTAGTTTCGTGGCGCAGTATCTTGCTCAGTGTTGGATCATGCTAATCGATCAGCATTGGGGCGTCCTTTAAGGTCCAGTACCAAATTCCATCTATTTTATCAAAGCTTGTAGTCTCAGAGACGCTCACATCTGGTTGCTGCACGTTTTCTGCAATGTACGGCACAGCATTCATAGTTTGGTCGCCGCATAGTTGAGAATACAAATAGGGTAAGGTGGATGGTTGCGTCCAGTTGTCGTCATAATGCACAATAGCCCGAATGTCATTAAACTTCCAGTTTGGATCGCCACATAACCCGAGAGGTATAGACCGCATCCAAAACTGCCGTGCCGTAGCAGCTTGATTGGCGGTGACCAAGATATCATATCGTTGACCCATGGTTATGTCTAGGATTTTGACAGTATAAGGCTTCACGGGAACAAGATCGTGAGCTATAATTGTCATATCATGGTTGTCTATCATGAACTTGAAATGTGAGATAATGGCAGCGTTGACTAACCGCAGGCGGTACGTCTTTTTCGCTTCGAAGCGGATGTTGAGGCGCTGGCCAGTATTACCATATGTGTTGGTGCCGTTAATCAA
The Metarhizium brunneum chromosome 7, complete sequence genome window above contains:
- the lcc2_2 gene encoding Laccase-2, with translation MLVKAVTIVTAYILGATAFAPSRFDRRSSSPCSGNTPADRSAWCSHSIKTDYTREVPDTGVTREYWLDIVDIIAAPDGVSRPAMAANGTIPGPTLFADWGDTVIVHVKNSLHTSKNGTSIHFHGIRQLFNNQNDGVVSMTQCPTPVNDTITYTWRAMQYGSTWYHSHFGLQAWEGVFGGIVINGPATANYDEDLGPLFLNDWDHATANQRSTVHRTDFLTPPLGTGLINGTNTYGNTGQRLNIRFEAKKTYRLRLVNAAIISHFKFMIDNHDMTIIAHDLVPVKPYTVKILDITMGQRYDILVTANQAATARQFWMRSIPLGLCGDPNWKFNDIRAIVHYDDNWTQPSTLPYLYSQLCGDQTMNAVPYIAENVQQPDHDPTLSKILRHETTFQKNDSVIELPEANKTFYLVIKNPLFVAHPIHLHGHDFFVLGQGVGPYLPGISPLKTKNPPRRDTALLPGSGYLVIGFVTDNPGVWLMHCHIGYHVDMGFSLQIIERANEIPAIINQDELNAGCAAWSSFQQSNNIIQDDSGV